From Thermoleophilum album:
GAACGGGCTCCAGGTCGCAGCGAGCCCCGGACGCACCGTCGAGCGCGTGGCGACTTGTGTGTCGGCGCACGCGGGAACGATCGAGCAGGCGATCGCGATCGGCGCCAGCTTGATCGTCGCCCACCACGGACTTGTCTGGGGTTCGCAGCCGCAGCCGATCGTCGGACCCGCGCGCGAGCGCTTGCGGCTGCTGTTGTGCGCGGACGTAGCTCTCGCTGCCTACCACCTGCCCCTCGACGCCCATCCCGAGGTCGGCAACAACGCCCTGCTGGCGCGAGCTCTCGGCCTCGCCGTCGAGGGTCGTTTCGCCGACGTGCGCGGCCACGAGATCGGCGTCGTCGCCACCGTCGAGCGCGCGCTCGCGCCAAGCGAGCTCGCCGAGCGCGTCCGGCGAGCTACGGGCCGCGACCCGCTGCACTTGCCCTTCGGCCCGCCCGAGGTGCGACGAGTGGGGATCGTGAGCGGGGCGGGCGCCGACGCGCTCGGCGAAACCAAGGCACGGAAGCTCGACGCGCTCGTGACGGGGGAGCCACGCGAGGCGGCCTTCGCGGACGCGCGCGAGCTCGGCGTTCACTTCTTCGCTGCCGGCCACTATGCGACCGAAAAGTTCGGCGTCCGCCGCCTCGGCGAGTTGGTAGCCGAGCGGTTCGGGGTCGAGCACACGTTCATCGACTTTCCCAACCCCATCTAGCTTCTCCATCCCACCCTGCCCCCGGGAGCCTGAGCGGCTACGACCGGCACCGATGTTGGATCTCCGGCCACGGCGCGGATGTCGCGGGCAGCCGCCTCGCCATATGACGTTTGCAACGTCCCCGGCTGAGGGTACTTTGGTTGTGACAGCTGTTTCACACAATCCGGAGGAGGAGCGGCTAGATGGCGACGCACTTGACGCCCACCGAGCTCGGTCGTGAAACCGGGATGCACCGCCGGGAGGTGATCCGCAAGTGCATGCAGCTTGGGGTGCCGATCCTCCACGGCAGGATCGACAAGCAGTTGTTCATCGAATCGCTCCGTGACGAACAGCGTCGTGTGGCGCCAGAGCGCATGGGCGCTCCTGTGAAGGTGTAGGTCGAAGCGGCGCCCTAGCGACAACGCAAGGCGCGCCGGCTGTTCGTGCGGGCGCGCTGCGGGTCCCGAGCGCGCAGAGCCGGAGGTGACTGCGCCCCAGCTCGTTCGCACTCCATACAATCCGCGCAAGGGGTGGATCAAGCCGCTGTCGAGGCGACTCGCAGCGGTAGTGCAAGGAGGAGGATCCGATGGAGGCTCGCAGCGCGGAGACCAAGCTCGGCACCGGGTCGCGCACGATCGCCGATCTCGTACCGCTCGCTGCCGAACGCTACGGCGACAAGACCGCGCAACGCTTCAAGAGCGGCGATTCTTGGCAGGACGTCAGCTACCGGGAACTCGGTGAGCGCGTGCGCGAGGTCGCGCTCGGTCTGATCTCGCTGGGCATAGAACCGGGCGACAAGGTCGCGATCCTCTCGCACACGCGGCCCGAGTGGACCTACGCCTGTTTCGGCATTTCTGGCGCCGGGGCGACCTTCGTCACGATCTACCAGACGAACTCGGCCGAGGAGTGCGAGTACGTGCTCGCTCACTCCGACTCGCGCGCCGTTTTCGCCGAGGACGCCGAACAGCTCGAGAAGATCCGCGCCGTGCGCGAGCGCCTGCCCAAGCTCGAGCACGTCATCCTGTTCGACCCCTCGGGTGCCGAGGGTGACGACTTCCTCACGCTCGACCAGCTGCTCGAGCGTGGCCGCGCAACCGAGCCGAGCGCGTACGAGCGCCGCTACCGCGCGGTCACGCGCGACGACATCTGTCTCTACATCTACACCTCGGGCACCACGGGCCCGCCCAAGGGCTGCCTGCTGTCGCACGGCAATTACCGCGACATCACTGACGCGATCATCAGCCAGGCGGTCCTCGAGCGCGACGACGTCGCCTATCTCTTCCTGCCGCTGGCGCACGCCTTCGCGATCCTCATCCAGTTCGCGTCGATCGATCTCGGCGTGACGCTCGCCTACTGGTCGCGCGACCCCCAGAAGATCCTCCAAGATCTCCAAGAGGTGCGGCCCACCTACCTGCCCTCGGTGCCGCGCATCTTCGAGAAGATCTACGCGCTCGCCTCGGCGATCGTCCAGGACCCGGCGAAGCTCAGGCAAGCCACCGAGCTAGGCGTGAAGGTGCGCCTCGCCCAGCAACGCGGCGAGCCGGTGCCGCCGGAGCTCGAGCAGGCTTTCGCCCGCGCCGAAGAGGAGCTCTACAGCAAGGTGCGCGGCCTGTTCGGCGGTCGCCTGCGCCAGGCGGTGACCGGCGCGGCACCGATCGCCAAGGAGATCCTCGAGTTCTTCTACGCCTGCGGCGTGCCGGTAATGGAGGGCTACGGCATGACCGAGACGGCTACGGTGGCCACGGTCAACGAGCCCGACGACTTCCGCTTCGGATCGGTGGGCAAGCCGCTGCCGGGCGTCGAGGTAAAGATCGCCGAGGACGGCGAGATCCTCGTCCGCGGCCCGAACATCTTCCAGGGCTACTACAAGGACGATGAGGCCACGCGCCGCGCGATCGACAGCGACGGCTGGCTGCACACGGGCGACCTGGGCCACATCGACGAGGACGGGTTCCTCTACATCACCGGTCGCAAGAAGGACATCATCATCACCGCTGGCGGCAAGAACATTACCCCGGCGAACATC
This genomic window contains:
- a CDS encoding Nif3-like dinuclear metal center hexameric protein, translating into MPTVEEIVDFLDDLLDSRSFADWCPNGLQVAASPGRTVERVATCVSAHAGTIEQAIAIGASLIVAHHGLVWGSQPQPIVGPARERLRLLLCADVALAAYHLPLDAHPEVGNNALLARALGLAVEGRFADVRGHEIGVVATVERALAPSELAERVRRATGRDPLHLPFGPPEVRRVGIVSGAGADALGETKARKLDALVTGEPREAAFADARELGVHFFAAGHYATEKFGVRRLGELVAERFGVEHTFIDFPNPI
- a CDS encoding AMP-dependent synthetase/ligase — its product is MEARSAETKLGTGSRTIADLVPLAAERYGDKTAQRFKSGDSWQDVSYRELGERVREVALGLISLGIEPGDKVAILSHTRPEWTYACFGISGAGATFVTIYQTNSAEECEYVLAHSDSRAVFAEDAEQLEKIRAVRERLPKLEHVILFDPSGAEGDDFLTLDQLLERGRATEPSAYERRYRAVTRDDICLYIYTSGTTGPPKGCLLSHGNYRDITDAIISQAVLERDDVAYLFLPLAHAFAILIQFASIDLGVTLAYWSRDPQKILQDLQEVRPTYLPSVPRIFEKIYALASAIVQDPAKLRQATELGVKVRLAQQRGEPVPPELEQAFARAEEELYSKVRGLFGGRLRQAVTGAAPIAKEILEFFYACGVPVMEGYGMTETATVATVNEPDDFRFGSVGKPLPGVEVKIAEDGEILVRGPNIFQGYYKDDEATRRAIDSDGWLHTGDLGHIDEDGFLYITGRKKDIIITAGGKNITPANIENRLKQSPWISQAVLIGDRRPYLVALITLDPESAPQLAAKLGIDETDPAKLAADPRVRDEIQKVVDEVNSHFGRVEQVKKFAILPHDFSQPTGELTPTLKVKRNVVQEKYAHVIDGLYGDS